One genomic region from Candidatus Methylomirabilota bacterium encodes:
- a CDS encoding nucleotidyltransferase family protein translates to MIAGIVLAAGFARRMGRQKLLLSLRGTPIVRLSVEAIAPHLEDLVVVTGQDEAAVREALAGLPVRFARNPRPQDGQGSSIAVGVRALKPWTRAVLVALGDQPRVPAGVVPALLAAWTRGEKAIVAPAYRGTQGTPVLFAAEVFGELAALSGDAGARAVVQARPERVELVHFDVAMPADVDTPEDYARLHVQ, encoded by the coding sequence GTGATCGCGGGAATCGTGCTGGCGGCGGGGTTTGCCCGCCGCATGGGCCGCCAAAAGCTCCTGCTCTCGCTCCGCGGCACGCCGATCGTCCGCCTCAGCGTCGAGGCGATTGCGCCTCACCTGGAGGACCTCGTCGTCGTCACCGGCCAGGACGAGGCGGCGGTACGCGAGGCCCTGGCCGGCCTGCCCGTTCGCTTCGCCAGGAATCCGCGTCCGCAGGACGGCCAGGGGTCCTCCATCGCCGTCGGCGTCCGGGCGCTCAAGCCGTGGACGCGCGCGGTCCTGGTCGCGCTCGGGGATCAGCCGCGGGTGCCGGCCGGCGTCGTCCCGGCGCTGCTGGCCGCCTGGACGCGCGGCGAGAAAGCCATCGTCGCGCCCGCCTATCGGGGCACGCAGGGCACGCCGGTGCTGTTCGCGGCGGAGGTCTTCGGGGAGCTGGCCGCTCTCAGCGGTGACGCCGGAGCGCGGGCCGTCGTCCAGGCCCGGCCCGAGCGCGTGGAGCTGGTCCACTTCGACGTGGCGATGCCGGCGGATGTCGACACGCCGGAGGACTACGCGAGGCTTCATGTACAATAG